The Streptomyces sp. DH-12 genome has a window encoding:
- a CDS encoding FAD-linked oxidase C-terminal domain-containing protein, with the protein MIVSRIEARRDEDTVAAGPLVDRLLGGLPAEAVLTDPDVTASYAHDMASFCPAGSPAAVVLPRTVEQVQHVMRTATELRVPVVPQGARTGLSGAANATDGCVVLSLTRMDRILEIDPVDRIAVVEPGVVNATLSRAVAEHGLAYPPDPSSWEMCTIGGNIGTASGGLCCVKYGVTAEYVLGLDVVLADGRLLTTGRRTVKGVAGYDLTRLFVGSEGSLGIVVRAVLALRPKPPEQLVLAAEFASGAAASDAVCRIMAGGHVPSLLELMDRTTVKAVNDMARMGLPESTEALLLAAFDTPDPAVDLAALGALCEEAGATQVVPAEDAAESEMLLQARRMSLVALEAVKGATMIDDVCVPRSRLGELIEGVERISEKHGLTIGVVAHAGDGNTHPTVCFDASDPDESRRARESFDEIMALGLDLGGTITGEHGVGVLKKEWLAREAGPVSMEMQRAVKQAFDPLNILNPGKLF; encoded by the coding sequence GTGATCGTGAGCCGTATCGAAGCGCGACGCGATGAAGACACGGTGGCGGCCGGACCTCTCGTCGACCGGCTGCTCGGCGGCCTGCCCGCGGAGGCCGTCCTCACCGACCCGGACGTCACGGCCTCCTACGCCCACGACATGGCGAGCTTCTGCCCGGCCGGCAGCCCCGCGGCGGTGGTGCTGCCCCGCACGGTCGAGCAGGTCCAGCACGTCATGCGCACCGCCACCGAGCTCCGGGTCCCGGTCGTGCCGCAGGGCGCCCGCACCGGCCTGTCCGGCGCCGCCAACGCCACCGACGGCTGCGTCGTGCTCTCGCTGACCAGGATGGACCGCATCCTGGAGATCGACCCGGTCGACCGGATCGCGGTCGTCGAGCCGGGCGTCGTCAACGCCACGCTCTCCCGCGCGGTCGCCGAGCACGGCCTCGCCTACCCGCCGGACCCCTCCAGCTGGGAGATGTGCACGATCGGCGGCAACATCGGCACCGCCTCGGGCGGCCTGTGCTGCGTCAAGTACGGCGTGACCGCCGAGTACGTCCTCGGCCTGGACGTCGTCCTCGCCGACGGCCGGCTGCTGACCACCGGCCGCCGTACCGTCAAGGGCGTCGCCGGCTACGACCTCACCCGGCTGTTCGTCGGCTCCGAGGGGTCTCTCGGCATCGTCGTCCGCGCGGTCCTCGCGCTGCGGCCCAAGCCGCCGGAGCAACTGGTGCTGGCCGCCGAGTTCGCCTCCGGGGCCGCCGCGAGCGACGCGGTCTGCCGCATCATGGCGGGCGGCCACGTCCCGTCCCTCCTCGAACTGATGGACCGCACCACGGTCAAGGCGGTCAACGACATGGCCCGCATGGGCCTGCCGGAGTCCACCGAGGCGCTGCTGCTCGCCGCGTTCGACACCCCCGACCCCGCCGTCGACCTCGCCGCGCTCGGCGCGCTGTGCGAGGAGGCCGGGGCCACCCAGGTCGTCCCCGCCGAGGACGCCGCCGAGTCGGAGATGCTGCTCCAGGCCCGCCGGATGTCCCTGGTCGCGCTGGAGGCGGTCAAGGGCGCCACGATGATCGACGACGTGTGCGTGCCCCGGTCCCGGCTCGGCGAGCTGATCGAGGGCGTCGAACGGATCTCCGAGAAGCACGGACTGACCATCGGCGTCGTGGCCCACGCCGGCGACGGCAACACCCACCCGACGGTCTGCTTCGACGCCTCCGACCCGGACGAGTCCCGGCGGGCCCGCGAGTCCTTCGACGAGATCATGGCGCTCGGCCTCGACCTCGGCGGCACCATCACCGGCGAGCACGGCGTCGGCGTGCTGAAGAAGGAGTGGCTGGCGCGGGAGGCCGGTCCCGTGAGCATGGAGATGCAGCGGGCCGTGAAACAGGCCTTCGATCCGCTGAACATTCTGAACCCGGGCAAGCTCTTCTGA
- a CDS encoding immune inhibitor A domain-containing protein, which yields MTSRPWTFRAAAIGVALAAATATCSAFTTAQADTADRAGSPSAVDRQDPASHHHVDHDLEGPLSKTQAAQREEALNQVLSGKASVKNRDGSKVVGLKSKKGDTKYVELGREKTDKIFTILVEFGDKIDSRYGGTPGPLHNQIAKPDRKVDNSTAWQEDYDQQHFEDLYFGSGKGVDSVKTYFEKQSSGRYSVEGEVSDWVKVPYNEARYGSNYCGDSTCSSVWNVVSDGLDAWVEQQRAAGRTDAQIKAQVARYDEWDRYDHDGDGDFNEPDGYIDHFQIVHAGEDESAGGGAQGEDAIWAHRWYAFGTDAGATGPEFNKLGGAKIGDTGIWVGDYTIQPENGGLGVFAHEYGHDLGLPDLYDTAGGENSTGFWTLMSSGSWLGTGKKEIGDLPGDMTAWDKLQLGWLNYDTAKAGVSSWHKLGLAEYNTKHKQALVVTLPKKAVTTEVIEPSEGRNQWWSGSGDDLRNTLSRTVDLTGRTSAELTFDGWYDIEANYDFLYTEVSTDGGANWTAVDGTVDGRQIPRDGSDKPALHGTLDGYQRFAYSLDAYAGQKIDLRFRYQTDGGVAQKGFTADAIAVTADGETVFSDNAETADDAWKATGFSRIGASFTKDYEQYYIAENRQYVSYDRTLKVGPYNFGFTARPDWVEHYAYQNGLLIWKWDTSQADNNTSQHPGQGLILPVDSHPTALKWSDGTLMRNRIQTYDATFSTFRTDAITLHKADVATYIPSSKGVSVFNDRKNTYWDPANPTGSVQVTDTNTKIKITKEARDGSTIELEVGPAGR from the coding sequence GTGACCAGTAGACCCTGGACGTTCAGAGCGGCCGCGATAGGCGTGGCCCTCGCGGCGGCCACCGCCACCTGCTCTGCGTTCACCACGGCCCAGGCCGACACGGCCGACCGGGCCGGGAGCCCGAGCGCCGTGGACCGGCAGGACCCGGCGTCGCACCACCACGTCGACCACGACCTCGAGGGCCCGCTCTCCAAGACGCAGGCGGCCCAGCGGGAAGAAGCCCTGAACCAGGTGCTGTCCGGCAAGGCGTCGGTCAAGAACCGCGACGGCTCGAAGGTCGTCGGGCTGAAGAGCAAGAAGGGCGACACCAAGTACGTCGAGCTGGGCCGGGAGAAGACCGACAAGATCTTCACCATCCTGGTCGAGTTCGGCGACAAGATCGACAGCCGTTACGGCGGCACCCCCGGCCCGCTGCACAACCAGATCGCCAAGCCGGACCGCAAGGTCGACAACTCCACGGCCTGGCAGGAGGACTACGACCAGCAGCACTTCGAGGACCTGTACTTCGGGTCCGGCAAGGGCGTCGACTCGGTCAAGACCTACTTCGAGAAGCAGTCCTCGGGCCGCTACTCGGTCGAGGGCGAGGTCTCCGACTGGGTCAAGGTGCCGTACAACGAGGCCCGTTACGGCTCCAACTACTGCGGCGACAGCACCTGCTCCAGCGTCTGGAACGTGGTCAGCGACGGCCTGGACGCCTGGGTCGAGCAGCAGAGGGCGGCCGGCCGCACCGACGCCCAGATCAAGGCCCAGGTCGCCCGCTACGACGAGTGGGACCGCTACGACCACGACGGCGACGGCGACTTCAACGAGCCCGACGGCTACATCGACCACTTCCAGATCGTGCACGCCGGCGAGGACGAGTCCGCCGGCGGCGGCGCCCAGGGCGAGGACGCGATCTGGGCCCACCGCTGGTACGCCTTCGGCACCGACGCCGGCGCCACCGGCCCCGAGTTCAACAAGCTCGGCGGCGCGAAGATCGGCGACACCGGCATCTGGGTCGGCGACTACACCATCCAGCCGGAGAACGGCGGACTCGGCGTCTTCGCCCACGAGTACGGCCACGACCTCGGTCTGCCGGACCTCTACGACACCGCGGGCGGCGAGAACTCCACCGGCTTCTGGACGCTGATGTCGTCCGGCTCCTGGCTCGGCACGGGCAAGAAGGAGATCGGCGACCTGCCCGGCGACATGACCGCCTGGGACAAGCTGCAGCTGGGCTGGCTGAACTACGACACGGCCAAGGCCGGGGTCAGCTCCTGGCACAAGCTGGGCCTCGCCGAGTACAACACCAAGCACAAGCAGGCCCTGGTCGTGACGCTGCCGAAGAAGGCCGTCACCACCGAGGTCATCGAGCCGTCCGAGGGGCGGAACCAGTGGTGGAGCGGCAGCGGTGACGACCTCAGGAACACCCTGAGCCGCACGGTCGACCTGACCGGCAGGACCTCCGCCGAGCTCACCTTCGACGGCTGGTACGACATCGAGGCCAACTACGACTTCCTCTACACCGAGGTGTCGACCGACGGGGGCGCCAACTGGACCGCCGTCGACGGCACGGTGGACGGCCGGCAGATCCCGCGCGACGGCAGCGACAAGCCCGCCCTGCACGGCACGCTCGACGGCTACCAGAGGTTCGCGTACAGCCTCGACGCCTACGCCGGCCAGAAGATCGACCTGCGCTTCCGCTACCAGACCGACGGCGGCGTGGCCCAGAAGGGCTTCACGGCCGACGCGATCGCGGTGACCGCGGACGGCGAGACGGTGTTCTCCGACAACGCCGAGACCGCCGACGACGCCTGGAAGGCGACCGGCTTCTCCCGCATCGGCGCGTCCTTCACCAAGGACTACGAGCAGTACTACATCGCCGAGAACCGGCAGTACGTGTCGTACGACAGGACCCTGAAGGTCGGCCCGTACAACTTCGGCTTCACGGCCCGCCCGGACTGGGTCGAGCACTACGCGTACCAGAACGGCCTGCTGATCTGGAAGTGGGACACCTCCCAGGCGGACAACAACACCAGCCAGCACCCGGGCCAGGGGCTGATCCTCCCGGTCGACTCCCACCCGACCGCGCTGAAGTGGTCCGACGGCACGCTGATGCGCAACCGCATCCAGACCTACGACGCCACGTTCAGCACGTTCCGCACCGACGCCATCACGCTGCACAAGGCGGACGTCGCCACGTACATCCCGTCCTCGAAGGGTGTGTCGGTCTTCAACGACCGCAAGAACACCTACTGGGACCCGGCGAACCCGACCGGCAGCGTCCAGGTCACTGACACCAACACCAAGATCAAGATCACCAAGGAGGCCAGGGACGGCTCCACGATCGAGCTCGAGGTGGGCCCTGCGGGCAGGTAA
- a CDS encoding tetratricopeptide repeat protein translates to MDDTSRARRRRPRRALLASAAGGAALGGVLVTLPWGAQAPPAPTPQERALAAVTSGVPAALPDLKALAADRERHLRAHPRDARAWAELGAARVELGLRLADPRYWPRAEQALRASLKVRKDNVPALRAMAVLSNARRDHPGARAWGEAARKLEPERWTTYPPLIEASAGLGDDEETGRLLEKLVALRSGPAVMARAAAVYRDRGWREDAAAKLADAASAAGEPAERAAYLERAGQLAWERGDREDALRHFREAMRTDPGRRAARAGQGRVLAALGRTTEALGAYRTALAGHPRPEYALELGELYESLGRRSAAGAQYALLRERVRLAAAHGADEELVLGRFEADHGDPQAAVRRLRAEWERQPSTEVADALGWALHRAGEHEEALPFAVRATEGTKGGGVRSALFAYHRGAVERSLGRYGAARRHLTEALRINPWFSPLHAPRAKEALARLGEPSVQAGPRSS, encoded by the coding sequence ATGGACGACACGTCACGTGCGCGCCGGCGGCGGCCGCGCCGCGCTCTGCTCGCCTCGGCCGCCGGGGGCGCCGCGCTGGGCGGGGTGCTGGTGACGCTGCCGTGGGGCGCGCAGGCGCCCCCGGCGCCCACCCCGCAGGAGCGCGCCCTGGCCGCCGTGACCAGTGGCGTCCCCGCCGCGCTGCCCGACCTGAAGGCGCTGGCCGCCGACCGCGAGCGGCATCTGCGCGCGCACCCGCGGGACGCGCGCGCCTGGGCCGAGCTGGGCGCGGCCCGGGTGGAACTGGGGCTGCGGCTGGCCGACCCGCGGTACTGGCCGCGGGCCGAACAGGCGCTGCGCGCCTCGCTGAAGGTGCGCAAGGACAACGTCCCCGCGCTGCGGGCGATGGCCGTGCTGTCGAACGCCCGCCGTGACCACCCGGGCGCCCGCGCGTGGGGCGAGGCGGCGCGGAAGCTGGAGCCGGAGCGGTGGACGACGTACCCGCCGCTGATCGAGGCGTCCGCCGGGCTCGGCGACGACGAGGAGACCGGCCGGCTGCTGGAGAAGCTCGTGGCGCTGCGCTCGGGGCCCGCGGTGATGGCGCGGGCCGCGGCCGTGTACCGGGACCGGGGCTGGCGGGAGGACGCGGCGGCCAAGCTCGCGGACGCCGCGTCGGCCGCCGGGGAACCGGCGGAGCGCGCCGCCTACCTGGAGCGGGCCGGGCAGCTCGCCTGGGAGCGCGGCGACCGGGAGGACGCGCTGCGCCACTTCCGGGAGGCGATGCGCACCGACCCCGGCCGGCGGGCGGCGCGGGCCGGGCAGGGCAGGGTGCTGGCGGCGCTGGGCCGCACCACGGAGGCGCTGGGCGCGTACCGGACGGCGCTGGCGGGGCACCCGCGGCCGGAGTACGCCCTCGAACTGGGCGAACTGTACGAGTCGCTGGGGAGGAGATCGGCCGCCGGGGCGCAGTACGCGCTGCTGCGGGAGCGGGTCCGGCTGGCCGCGGCGCACGGCGCGGACGAGGAGCTGGTGCTGGGCCGCTTCGAGGCCGACCACGGGGACCCGCAGGCGGCGGTGCGGCGGCTGCGGGCGGAGTGGGAGCGGCAGCCGTCGACGGAGGTGGCGGACGCGCTGGGCTGGGCGCTGCACCGGGCCGGGGAGCACGAGGAGGCGCTGCCGTTCGCGGTGCGGGCGACGGAGGGCACGAAGGGCGGCGGGGTGCGCAGCGCGCTGTTCGCCTATCACCGGGGGGCGGTCGAGCGCTCCCTGGGGCGGTACGGGGCGGCGCGCCGCCATCTGACGGAGGCGCTGCGGATCAACCCCTGGTTCTCGCCGCTGCACGCGCCGCGCGCGAAGGAGGCGCTGGCCCGCCTGGGTGAGCCGTCCGTCCAGGCGGGCCCGCGCTCCTCCTGA
- a CDS encoding nicotinate phosphoribosyltransferase: MDTADLGLPVNVPSTALFTDQYELTMLQAALKAGTAGRRSVFEVFTRRLPNGRRYGVVAGTGRVLDAVENFRFDEGVLRFLREKAVVDEETLDWLAGYRFSGDIWGYPEGEVYFPGSPVMRVEGSFAECVLLETVILSILNHDSAIAAAASRMSSAAGDRPLIEMGARRTHELAAVAASRAAYIGGFSSTSDLAAGFRYNIPTVGTSAHAFTLLHDSERDAFRAQVDSLGAGTTLLVDTYDVTEAVRAAVEVAGPGLGAVRVDSGDLLLVAHRVRQQLDELGARDTKIVVTSDLDEYAIASLAAAPVDAYGVGTQLVTGSGHPTASMVYKLVARAESADPGAPLVPVAKKSTGGKASVGGRKWAARRLDADGIAEAEVIGTGEVPPELAERQLLVPLVRDGEVIAREPLDVVRDRHAAARAGLPLSATQLSRGEPVLPTEYAHGPSGS; this comes from the coding sequence ATGGACACAGCGGACCTTGGGTTGCCGGTGAATGTTCCGTCCACGGCGCTCTTCACCGACCAGTACGAACTGACGATGCTGCAAGCGGCGCTGAAGGCCGGCACGGCCGGGCGGCGCAGCGTGTTCGAGGTCTTCACCCGGCGCCTGCCGAACGGCCGCCGCTACGGCGTCGTGGCGGGCACCGGACGGGTCCTCGACGCGGTGGAGAACTTCCGCTTCGACGAGGGCGTGCTGCGCTTCCTGCGCGAGAAGGCCGTCGTCGACGAGGAGACCCTGGACTGGCTGGCCGGCTACCGCTTCTCCGGCGACATCTGGGGCTACCCCGAGGGCGAGGTCTACTTCCCCGGCTCGCCCGTCATGCGGGTGGAGGGCAGCTTCGCCGAGTGCGTGCTGCTGGAGACGGTGATCCTGTCGATCCTCAACCACGACTCGGCCATCGCCGCCGCGGCCTCCCGGATGTCGTCCGCCGCAGGCGACCGGCCGCTGATCGAGATGGGCGCCCGCCGCACCCACGAGCTGGCCGCCGTCGCCGCCTCCCGCGCCGCCTACATCGGCGGCTTCTCCTCCACCTCCGACCTGGCGGCCGGGTTCCGCTACAACATCCCCACCGTCGGCACCTCCGCCCACGCCTTCACCCTGCTGCACGACAGCGAGCGGGACGCCTTCCGCGCCCAGGTGGACTCCCTCGGCGCGGGCACCACGCTGCTGGTGGACACCTACGACGTGACCGAGGCGGTCCGCGCGGCCGTCGAGGTCGCCGGGCCCGGACTGGGCGCGGTGCGCGTCGACTCCGGCGACCTGCTGCTGGTGGCGCACCGGGTGCGGCAGCAGCTCGACGAGCTGGGCGCCCGCGACACGAAGATCGTCGTGACCTCGGACCTGGACGAGTACGCCATCGCCTCGCTGGCCGCGGCGCCGGTGGACGCGTACGGGGTGGGCACACAGCTCGTGACCGGCTCCGGGCACCCGACCGCGTCCATGGTCTACAAACTGGTCGCGCGCGCCGAGTCCGCCGATCCGGGGGCGCCGCTGGTGCCGGTGGCGAAGAAGTCCACCGGCGGCAAGGCCTCCGTGGGCGGCCGCAAGTGGGCCGCGCGGCGGCTGGACGCGGACGGGATCGCCGAGGCCGAGGTGATCGGCACCGGCGAGGTCCCGCCCGAGCTGGCCGAACGGCAGCTGCTGGTGCCGCTCGTCCGGGACGGCGAGGTGATCGCCCGCGAGCCGCTGGACGTGGTCCGCGACCGGCACGCCGCCGCCCGCGCCGGTCTCCCGCTGTCCGCGACGCAGCTCTCGCGCGGGGAACCCGTCCTTCCGACGGAGTACGCGCACGGGCCGTCGGGTAGCTAG
- a CDS encoding RDD family protein, with product MTTEPPPGSGQQPPDEDPFRKQPPPGSPGPGSGSPYDTPGGTPPPGQGGGGPYGGGGPYGGGGAGGPYGPGGGPYGGGPDGPPAGMPPLADSARRTLARIIDMILVGIVVWLLTWPVGVSEYNFDGDRVNVGNGFAQSVIAAALYIAYDTFMTVRFGRTLGKKWLGMRVAELADGSNPSVQTALIRAAVLWLPFAFCCACVWTAIAGGWSFFDRPYKQGLHDKAARTVVVTDR from the coding sequence ATGACCACCGAACCGCCCCCCGGATCCGGTCAGCAGCCGCCGGACGAGGACCCGTTCAGAAAACAGCCCCCGCCGGGCTCCCCCGGTCCGGGCTCCGGCTCCCCGTACGACACCCCCGGCGGCACGCCCCCGCCCGGACAGGGCGGCGGCGGGCCGTACGGAGGCGGCGGCCCCTACGGCGGCGGGGGAGCGGGCGGGCCCTACGGCCCCGGCGGCGGGCCGTACGGCGGCGGGCCGGACGGTCCGCCGGCCGGGATGCCCCCGCTCGCCGACAGCGCCCGGCGCACGCTCGCCCGCATCATCGACATGATCCTCGTCGGCATCGTCGTCTGGCTGCTCACCTGGCCCGTCGGGGTCAGCGAGTACAACTTCGACGGCGACCGGGTCAACGTCGGCAACGGGTTCGCCCAGTCGGTCATCGCCGCGGCCCTCTACATCGCGTACGACACCTTCATGACCGTCCGCTTCGGCCGCACCCTCGGCAAGAAGTGGCTGGGCATGCGGGTGGCCGAACTCGCCGACGGCTCCAACCCCTCGGTGCAGACCGCGCTGATCCGCGCGGCCGTGCTGTGGCTGCCGTTCGCCTTCTGCTGCGCCTGTGTGTGGACCGCGATCGCGGGCGGCTGGAGCTTCTTCGACCGTCCCTACAAGCAGGGCCTGCACGACAAGGCGGCCAGGACCGTCGTGGTCACCGACCGGTGA
- the hppD gene encoding 4-hydroxyphenylpyruvate dioxygenase, producing the protein MTQTTHTAPDTARQADPFPVKGMDAVVFAVGNAKQAAHYYSTAFGMQLVAYSGPENGSRETASYVLESGSARFVLTSVIKRSTEWGAFLEDHVAAHGDGVIDLAIEVPDARAAYAYAIEHGATSVAEPYELKDEHGTVVLAAVATYGKTRHTLVERGGYDGPYLPGYVAAEPIVEPPAKRSFQAIDHCVGNVELGRMNEWVEFYNKVMGFTNMKEFVGDDIATEYSALMSKVVADGTLKVKFPINEPAIAKKKSQIDEYLEFYGGAGVQHIALNTNDIVHTVRQMRAAGVQFLDTPDSYYDTLGEWAGETRVPVETLRELKILVDRDEDGYLLQIFTKPVQDRPTVFFELIERHGSMGFGKGNFKALFEAIEREQAKRGNL; encoded by the coding sequence ATGACGCAGACCACACACACCGCTCCCGACACCGCACGGCAGGCAGACCCCTTCCCGGTCAAGGGAATGGACGCGGTCGTCTTCGCCGTGGGCAACGCCAAGCAGGCGGCGCACTACTACTCCACCGCCTTCGGCATGCAGCTCGTCGCCTACTCCGGACCGGAGAACGGCAGCCGCGAGACCGCCTCCTACGTGCTGGAGAGCGGCTCGGCCCGCTTCGTCCTCACCTCGGTGATCAAGCGGTCCACCGAGTGGGGCGCCTTCCTCGAGGACCACGTGGCCGCACACGGCGACGGTGTGATCGACCTCGCCATCGAGGTGCCGGACGCCCGCGCCGCGTACGCCTACGCGATCGAGCACGGCGCCACCTCCGTCGCCGAGCCGTACGAGCTGAAGGACGAGCACGGCACCGTCGTGCTGGCCGCCGTCGCCACCTACGGCAAGACCCGGCACACCCTGGTCGAGCGCGGCGGCTACGACGGCCCCTACCTGCCCGGCTACGTCGCCGCCGAGCCGATCGTCGAGCCGCCGGCCAAGCGCTCCTTCCAGGCCATCGACCACTGCGTCGGCAACGTCGAGCTCGGCCGGATGAACGAGTGGGTCGAGTTCTACAACAAGGTCATGGGCTTCACGAACATGAAGGAGTTCGTGGGCGACGACATCGCGACCGAGTACAGCGCGCTGATGTCGAAGGTGGTGGCCGACGGCACGCTCAAGGTCAAGTTCCCGATCAACGAGCCCGCCATCGCCAAGAAGAAGTCCCAGATCGACGAGTACCTGGAGTTCTACGGCGGCGCCGGCGTCCAGCACATCGCGCTGAACACCAACGACATCGTGCACACGGTCCGCCAGATGCGGGCCGCCGGCGTGCAGTTCCTGGACACCCCGGACTCGTACTACGACACCCTCGGCGAGTGGGCGGGCGAGACCCGGGTGCCGGTGGAGACGCTGCGCGAGCTGAAGATCCTCGTCGACCGCGACGAGGACGGCTACCTGCTGCAGATCTTCACCAAGCCGGTCCAGGACCGCCCGACCGTCTTCTTCGAACTCATCGAGCGCCACGGCTCGATGGGCTTCGGCAAGGGCAACTTCAAGGCGCTGTTCGAGGCGATCGAGCGCGAGCAGGCCAAGCGCGGCAACTTGTAG
- the clpS gene encoding ATP-dependent Clp protease adapter ClpS translates to MGSVTSPAPLEIERTESAEEVFAVPEPDVPWVTIVHNDPVNLMSYVTYVFQTYFGYSKDKATKLMLDVHHKGRAVVSSGTREEMERDVQAMHGYGLWATLQHDRK, encoded by the coding sequence ATGGGCAGTGTGACGTCACCCGCACCCCTGGAGATCGAACGCACCGAGTCGGCGGAGGAGGTCTTCGCCGTACCCGAGCCCGACGTCCCGTGGGTCACGATCGTCCACAACGACCCGGTCAACCTCATGAGCTACGTGACGTACGTCTTCCAGACGTACTTCGGCTACTCCAAGGACAAGGCCACCAAGCTCATGCTCGACGTCCACCACAAGGGCCGGGCCGTCGTCTCCAGCGGCACCCGCGAGGAGATGGAGCGCGACGTCCAGGCCATGCACGGCTACGGCCTGTGGGCCACCCTCCAGCACGACCGGAAGTGA
- a CDS encoding nicotinamidase → MRRALIVVDVQNDFCEGGSLAVTGGAGVAAAVTELIGQAAPAGYRHVVATRDHHVDPGDHFSGRPDFVRSWPAHCVAGTEGVGFHPNFAPAVASGAVDAVFDKGAYTAAYSGFEGADENGTPLARWLREREVDEVDVVGIATDHCVRATALDAVREGFRTQVLLDLTAGVSRETTERALEELRQAGVELSGKPVVR, encoded by the coding sequence ATGCGCCGCGCACTGATCGTCGTAGACGTGCAGAACGACTTCTGCGAGGGGGGCAGCCTCGCCGTCACCGGCGGCGCCGGCGTGGCCGCCGCCGTGACCGAGCTGATCGGCCAGGCCGCCCCGGCCGGGTATCGGCACGTGGTCGCCACCCGGGACCACCACGTCGACCCCGGCGACCACTTCTCCGGCCGTCCCGACTTCGTCCGCTCCTGGCCCGCCCACTGCGTGGCCGGCACCGAGGGCGTCGGCTTCCACCCGAACTTCGCGCCCGCGGTCGCCTCCGGTGCGGTCGACGCCGTCTTCGACAAGGGGGCGTACACGGCCGCCTACAGCGGTTTCGAGGGCGCCGACGAGAACGGCACGCCGCTCGCGCGGTGGCTGCGGGAGCGGGAGGTCGACGAGGTGGACGTGGTGGGCATCGCCACGGACCACTGCGTGCGGGCCACCGCGCTGGACGCGGTGCGGGAGGGCTTCCGCACCCAGGTGCTGCTCGACCTCACCGCGGGGGTGTCCCGGGAGACGACCGAGCGGGCGCTGGAGGAGCTGCGGCAGGCGGGCGTGGAGCTGTCCGGCAAGCCGGTCGTGCGGTGA
- a CDS encoding RDD family protein yields the protein MSAPTPAPGDDRPREGYYPDPSIPGYVRYWNGASWVPGTSRPAPADGESLAPPPGAASARPSVEETGPHFFDEDPDDAPAPADPSPAPSPAEAQHGSRPEPASAWGADRSRQSGFGGDRDRKVSWGAGADPRVPHTPAAGRSDSAAASDAPRADGTFVFRKPTAAPSQQPAPAGGAAESPDEGTMTFRAVSPRAGETNAGGAGRPGFTAGKAAAERAAASAPAPAAAPSGPQQATAPGVPPQTTGPASAAPAAPAPAAPVSPVSPAAPVFPVSPAASAAPVSPAPLTSGPGGGQPSWPQQVHRLAGAAQEPPVAPWKPPADDPFQAAARRQAAARPAALGRRLAARLLDTVVLGAVTAAAAVPLGAKALDHIDAKIEAARLSGRTVTVWLIDGTTSVHLGVVLAVLLLGGVLLEVLPTVKWGRTLGKRLMGIEVRDIEAHESPEFGAALRRWLVYSVPGLLVVGVVGVLWCLFDKPWRQCWHDKAAHTFVAAA from the coding sequence ATGAGCGCCCCAACCCCGGCACCCGGAGACGACAGGCCCCGCGAGGGGTACTACCCGGACCCCTCCATTCCCGGATACGTCCGGTACTGGAACGGCGCCTCCTGGGTGCCGGGCACCAGCCGTCCGGCGCCCGCCGACGGCGAGTCGCTCGCCCCGCCGCCCGGCGCCGCCTCGGCCCGCCCGTCCGTGGAGGAGACCGGCCCGCACTTCTTCGACGAGGACCCGGACGACGCGCCCGCCCCGGCGGACCCGTCCCCGGCGCCGTCCCCGGCCGAGGCGCAGCACGGCAGCCGGCCCGAGCCCGCCTCGGCGTGGGGCGCCGACCGCTCCCGGCAGTCCGGCTTCGGGGGCGACCGGGACCGCAAGGTCTCCTGGGGCGCCGGCGCCGACCCGCGGGTGCCGCACACCCCGGCGGCGGGACGGAGCGACTCGGCTGCCGCCTCGGACGCCCCGCGGGCGGACGGGACGTTCGTGTTCCGCAAGCCGACGGCGGCCCCCTCGCAGCAGCCGGCCCCGGCCGGGGGCGCGGCGGAGTCCCCTGACGAGGGCACGATGACCTTCCGCGCGGTCTCCCCGCGCGCCGGGGAGACGAACGCGGGCGGCGCCGGGCGGCCCGGCTTCACCGCCGGGAAGGCCGCGGCCGAGCGCGCCGCCGCGTCGGCGCCCGCGCCCGCCGCGGCGCCGTCCGGCCCGCAGCAGGCCACCGCGCCCGGCGTGCCCCCGCAGACCACCGGACCCGCGTCCGCCGCCCCGGCCGCGCCCGCCCCGGCGGCCCCGGTGTCCCCGGTGTCCCCGGCGGCCCCGGTGTTCCCGGTGTCCCCGGCGGCTTCGGCGGCCCCGGTGTCCCCGGCGCCGTTGACGTCCGGTCCCGGCGGCGGGCAGCCCTCCTGGCCGCAGCAGGTGCACCGGCTCGCGGGCGCTGCCCAGGAGCCGCCGGTCGCCCCCTGGAAGCCGCCGGCCGACGACCCGTTCCAGGCCGCCGCCCGCCGCCAGGCCGCGGCCCGCCCCGCCGCCCTCGGCCGGCGGCTGGCCGCCCGGCTGCTCGACACGGTCGTCCTCGGCGCCGTCACCGCCGCGGCCGCCGTGCCCCTCGGCGCGAAGGCCCTGGACCACATCGACGCGAAGATCGAGGCGGCCAGGCTGTCCGGGCGGACCGTCACGGTGTGGCTGATCGACGGCACCACCTCGGTCCACCTCGGCGTCGTCCTCGCCGTCCTGCTGCTCGGCGGGGTGCTCCTCGAGGTGCTGCCCACCGTCAAGTGGGGCCGTACGCTGGGCAAGCGGCTGATGGGCATCGAGGTGCGGGACATCGAGGCGCACGAGTCGCCGGAGTTCGGCGCGGCCCTGCGGCGCTGGCTGGTCTACAGCGTGCCCGGACTGCTCGTGGTCGGGGTCGTCGGCGTGCTGTGGTGCCTGTTCGACAAGCCGTGGCGCCAGTGCTGGCACGACAAGGCCGCGCACACCTTCGTCGCCGCCGCCTGA